One Streptomyces sp. NBC_00102 DNA segment encodes these proteins:
- a CDS encoding ATP-binding protein has protein sequence MPTATSRAAGAPVTDPEEPPARKLYRSAEGRMLGGVARGLAGHLGLPVVWVRLVFLGLFLADGLGALLYAVFWIVVPLGVGGVGGVDGSRSLFETDPDGIRRLRKPDKGQVFALVGLFVGALIFLANVNMGSGADRYIWPILLIGAGSVLVWRQADNARRAQWMEVGRRRGMLHLARGLAGVALVGLGLAAFLVVRGSAAQLGNVLTAAIAVLTGIALLAGPYLVRMTQDLSEERLMRIRAQERAEVAAHVHDSVLHTLTLIQRNAEDAGEVRRLARAQERELRNWLYDPTGTGKDADDEPTTLAEAVKRAAAEVEDKHGVPLEVVVVGDCPLDEKITAQLQAAREAMVNAAKYGGEGGAVQVYAEVEGRTVFISVRDRGPGFDLDAVPEDRMGVRESIVGRMRRNGGTARLRSVPGGGTEVELEMERAGE, from the coding sequence ATGCCAACCGCCACGTCCCGAGCCGCCGGTGCGCCGGTCACCGACCCGGAGGAACCACCGGCGCGCAAGCTGTACCGCAGCGCCGAGGGGCGGATGCTGGGCGGCGTCGCGCGTGGCCTCGCCGGGCACCTCGGACTCCCGGTCGTCTGGGTGCGGCTCGTCTTCCTCGGACTGTTCCTGGCGGACGGCCTCGGCGCGCTGCTCTACGCGGTGTTCTGGATCGTGGTGCCGCTCGGCGTCGGCGGAGTCGGTGGTGTCGACGGCTCGCGCTCCCTTTTCGAGACGGACCCGGACGGCATCCGCCGGCTCCGCAAGCCCGACAAGGGACAGGTCTTCGCCCTCGTCGGGCTCTTCGTCGGCGCCCTGATCTTCCTCGCCAACGTCAACATGGGCAGCGGCGCCGACCGCTACATCTGGCCCATCCTCCTCATCGGCGCCGGCTCCGTGCTGGTCTGGCGGCAGGCCGACAACGCCCGCCGCGCCCAGTGGATGGAGGTGGGCCGCCGCCGCGGCATGCTGCATCTCGCGCGCGGACTCGCCGGGGTCGCGCTCGTCGGCCTCGGGCTCGCCGCCTTCCTGGTGGTACGCGGCTCGGCCGCCCAGCTCGGCAACGTCCTCACCGCAGCCATCGCGGTCCTCACCGGCATCGCGCTGCTGGCCGGCCCCTATCTCGTACGGATGACCCAGGACCTCTCCGAGGAGCGCCTGATGCGCATCCGCGCCCAGGAGCGCGCCGAGGTCGCGGCCCACGTCCACGACTCGGTGCTGCACACCCTCACCCTGATCCAGCGCAACGCCGAGGACGCCGGAGAGGTCCGCAGGCTGGCCCGCGCCCAGGAACGCGAGCTGCGGAACTGGCTGTACGACCCCACCGGCACCGGCAAGGACGCCGACGACGAACCCACCACCCTCGCCGAGGCCGTGAAACGCGCCGCCGCCGAGGTCGAGGACAAGCACGGCGTCCCGCTGGAGGTCGTCGTCGTCGGCGACTGCCCGCTGGACGAGAAGATCACCGCCCAGCTCCAGGCCGCGCGCGAGGCGATGGTGAACGCAGCCAAGTACGGTGGCGAGGGCGGCGCGGTCCAGGTCTACGCGGAGGTCGAGGGCCGGACGGTCTTCATCTCCGTACGCGACCGGGGGCCCGGGTTCGACCTGGACGCGGTCCCCGAGGATCGCATGGGTGTACGAGAATCGATCGTCGGCCGGATGCGGCGCAACGGCGGCACGGCCCGGCTCCGGTCGGTGCCCGGCGGCGGCACGGAAGTCGAGCTGGAGATGGAGAGGGCGGGCGAATGA
- a CDS encoding response regulator transcription factor, with amino-acid sequence MTENTEAATQGPERRVRVVLVDDHRMFRTGVQAEIGRTEETGVEVVGEAADVDQAVTVITATRPEVVLLDVHLPGGGGVEVLRRCAPLMSAAQNPVRFLALSVSDAAEDVIGVIRGGARGYVTKTITGDDLVNSVFRVQEGDAVFSPRLAGFVLDAFASTDAPPVDEDLDRLTQREREVLRLIARGYAYKEIAKQLFISVKTVESHVSAVLRKLQLSNRHELTRWATARRLV; translated from the coding sequence ATGACCGAGAACACCGAAGCGGCGACCCAGGGACCGGAGCGCCGGGTACGGGTCGTCCTCGTGGACGACCACCGGATGTTCCGCACCGGCGTCCAGGCCGAGATCGGCCGCACCGAGGAGACCGGGGTCGAGGTCGTCGGCGAGGCCGCCGACGTCGACCAGGCCGTCACCGTCATCACGGCGACCCGCCCCGAGGTCGTCCTCCTCGACGTCCACCTCCCCGGCGGCGGCGGCGTCGAGGTGCTGCGCCGCTGCGCCCCGCTGATGTCGGCCGCCCAGAACCCGGTCCGCTTCCTCGCGCTCTCCGTCTCCGACGCGGCCGAGGACGTCATCGGGGTCATCCGGGGCGGCGCCCGCGGCTACGTCACCAAGACGATCACCGGCGACGACCTGGTCAACTCCGTCTTCCGGGTGCAGGAGGGCGACGCGGTCTTCTCGCCCCGCCTGGCCGGCTTCGTGCTCGACGCCTTCGCTTCCACCGACGCCCCGCCCGTCGACGAGGACCTGGACCGGCTCACCCAGCGCGAGCGCGAGGTGCTGCGGCTGATCGCCCGGGGATACGCGTACAAGGAGATCGCGAAGCAGCTCTTCATCTCGGTGAAGACGGTGGAGTCGCACGTCTCCGCGGTGCTCCGCAAGCTCCAGCTCTCGAACCGCCACGAGCTGACCCGCTGGGCGACCGCCCGCCGGCTGGTCTGA
- a CDS encoding C40 family peptidase: MAAHRKSAHRKPKQRLFTGSAARSAAALALAGAATATAATGSAQAEPRLTTAQVKAKVDQLYRDAEAATERYNGAREKAGEAARSVDALRDEAARRTALLNDSRHELGSLAAAQYRSGGLDPALQLLLTSDPDEYLERSSYVAMAGDRQAGAISGIRRQIAGIDQVRARAEDESAVLADREAELARHKKKITSSLADARKLLHTLTAAERAGYEDASGTGGSSGTGGTSAAPGAVAAPNSRAAQAVAFAYGALGKPYVWGATGPSAYDCSGLTQAAWQAAGVSLPRTTYTQINAGQRVSRSQLAPGDLVFFYSGISHVGLYIGDGKMIHAPHPGAPIRIAPIDQMPFAGATRVA, translated from the coding sequence GTGGCCGCGCACCGGAAATCAGCTCACCGCAAGCCCAAGCAGCGCCTCTTCACCGGTTCTGCTGCCCGCTCCGCCGCCGCCCTGGCGCTCGCCGGGGCGGCCACCGCGACCGCCGCGACCGGTTCCGCCCAGGCGGAGCCCCGGCTCACCACGGCCCAGGTCAAGGCGAAGGTGGACCAGCTCTACCGGGACGCCGAGGCCGCCACCGAGCGGTACAACGGCGCCAGGGAGAAGGCCGGCGAGGCCGCCCGCTCGGTGGACGCGCTGCGCGACGAGGCGGCCCGCCGCACGGCTCTCCTCAACGACTCCCGGCACGAGCTGGGTTCGCTCGCCGCCGCGCAGTACCGCTCGGGAGGGCTGGACCCCGCGCTCCAGCTGCTGCTGACCTCGGACCCCGACGAGTACCTGGAACGCTCCTCGTACGTCGCGATGGCGGGCGACCGCCAGGCCGGGGCCATCAGCGGCATCCGGCGCCAGATCGCCGGGATCGACCAGGTCCGGGCCCGGGCCGAGGACGAGTCCGCCGTGCTCGCCGACCGCGAGGCCGAGCTGGCCCGGCACAAGAAGAAGATCACCAGCAGCCTCGCCGACGCCCGCAAGCTCCTGCACACCCTCACCGCCGCCGAGCGCGCCGGATACGAGGACGCCTCCGGCACCGGCGGCTCCTCCGGCACCGGTGGCACGAGTGCCGCGCCCGGCGCCGTCGCCGCCCCGAACTCCCGCGCCGCGCAGGCCGTCGCCTTCGCGTACGGGGCGCTCGGCAAGCCGTACGTCTGGGGCGCCACCGGCCCGTCCGCGTACGACTGCTCCGGCCTCACCCAGGCCGCCTGGCAGGCGGCGGGCGTCTCGCTGCCACGCACCACCTACACCCAGATCAACGCCGGGCAGCGGGTCTCCCGCTCCCAGCTCGCCCCCGGTGACCTGGTGTTCTTCTACTCCGGGATCAGCCATGTCGGCCTGTACATCGGCGACGGCAAGATGATCCACGCCCCGCACCCGGGAGCGCCGATCCGGATCGCCCCGATCGACCAGATGCCGTTCGCGGGGGCGACCCGGGTGGCGTGA
- a CDS encoding NlpC/P60 family protein — protein MASHRKPRAPMRVTSPAVGFTTVALASVTLLSAQSATAAPSAPQPSIEEVRKKVDDLYRQAGSATQEYNRAKDSTADQQDKVDALLEEAAQRAEKVNEARRALGNYAAAQYRTGGLASSMTFFLADDPQSYFDQDQLMKRRSGQQEKAVSDFRTQQLAAAEKRTEATKSLEALTASQEDLRTSKQTVQNKLAEARTLLSKLTAEEKARLAELERKKEAEAKKKAEKLAAEQAAASKAAADKAAAEAAASGSDTATTGTGTSTGSTTAASSKGAKALAFAESQIGKPYVWGATGPASYDCSGLTQAAWREAGVDLPRTTWDQVNVGTRVATADLQPGDLIFFYDDISHVGIYKGDGMMVHAPKPGAYVREESIYYMPIYGSVRPG, from the coding sequence TTGGCATCGCATCGCAAGCCGCGCGCCCCGATGCGCGTGACGTCACCGGCTGTGGGGTTCACCACGGTCGCGCTGGCGTCGGTGACGCTGCTCTCGGCGCAGAGCGCGACGGCCGCCCCCTCGGCGCCCCAGCCGAGCATCGAGGAGGTACGGAAGAAGGTCGACGACCTCTACCGTCAGGCGGGATCGGCGACCCAGGAGTACAACCGGGCCAAGGACTCCACCGCCGATCAGCAGGACAAGGTGGACGCCCTGCTGGAGGAGGCGGCCCAGCGGGCGGAGAAGGTGAACGAGGCCCGTCGCGCGCTCGGCAACTACGCGGCGGCCCAGTACCGCACCGGAGGTCTGGCGTCCTCGATGACGTTCTTCCTGGCGGACGACCCGCAGTCGTACTTCGACCAGGACCAGCTGATGAAGCGACGCAGCGGTCAGCAGGAGAAGGCGGTCTCCGACTTCCGTACCCAGCAGCTGGCGGCGGCCGAGAAGCGCACCGAGGCCACCAAGAGCCTGGAGGCGCTGACGGCGTCGCAGGAGGATCTGCGCACCAGCAAGCAGACGGTGCAGAACAAGCTGGCCGAGGCGCGCACGCTGCTGTCGAAGCTGACCGCCGAGGAGAAGGCGCGCCTGGCGGAGCTGGAGCGGAAGAAGGAGGCCGAGGCGAAGAAGAAGGCGGAGAAGCTCGCCGCCGAGCAGGCCGCCGCGTCGAAGGCCGCAGCCGACAAGGCGGCCGCCGAAGCCGCCGCCTCGGGATCGGACACGGCGACCACCGGCACCGGCACCTCCACCGGCTCGACCACCGCCGCGTCGTCCAAGGGCGCGAAGGCGCTGGCGTTCGCCGAGTCCCAGATCGGCAAGCCGTACGTGTGGGGGGCCACCGGCCCGGCGTCGTACGACTGCTCCGGCCTGACCCAGGCGGCCTGGCGGGAGGCGGGCGTGGACCTGCCACGCACGACCTGGGACCAGGTCAACGTCGGGACACGGGTCGCGACGGCCGACCTCCAGCCCGGCGACCTGATCTTCTTCTACGACGACATCAGCCACGTGGGCATCTACAAGGGCGACGGGATGATGGTCCACGCGCCGAAGCCGGGGGCGTACGTCCGCGAGGAGTCGATCTACTACATGCCGATCTACGGCAGCGTCCGCCCGGGCTGA
- the pcrA gene encoding DNA helicase PcrA: MSSLFDDSFLTGLQPVEEGPPPPPEDHAPEEEAEGLFGGIYDAPPPPRDGYYRDGAPRPVIDSAALLDGLNTEQRAAVVHAGSPLLIVAGAGSGKTRVLTHRIAHLLAERGVHPGQILAITFTNKAAGEMKERVEQLVGPRANAMWVMTFHSACVRILRRESKRLGFTSSFSIYDAADSKRLMALVCRDLDLDPKRYPPKSFTAKVSNLKNELIDEETFAGQAADGFEKTLAQAYALYQARLREANALDFDDIIMTTVHLLQAFPDVAEHYRRRFRHVLVDEYQDTNHAQYTLVRELVGPAGEHDAPGELCVVGDADQSIYAFRGATIRNILQFEEDYPNATTILLEQNYRSTQTILSAANAVIERNESRRPKNLWTNAGTGTRIAGYVADTEHDEAQFVADEIDRLTDAGDAKAGDVAVFYRTNAQSRVFEEIFIRVGLPYKVVGGVRFYERKEVRDILAYLRVLANPEDSVPLRRILNVPKRGIGDRAEAMIDALSQREKISFAQALRRVDEAYGMAARSTNAVKRFNTLMEELRTVVESGAGPAVVLEAVMERTGYLAELQASTDPQDETRIENLQELAAVALEFEQDQARAAAEPDEGAAADADAGAEAEAAGVSGTLAEFLEKVALVADSDQIPDEDEDGSGVITLMTLHTAKGLEFPVVFLTGMEDGVFPHMRALGQVKELEEERRLAYVGITRARERLYLTRASMRSAWGQPSYNPPSRFLEEIPDQHLEWKRKGPMAASAGPTSGITSSLSSSRARSGPSGFATRRTGDKPVVTLVVGDRVTHDQFGLGTVTAVDGFGDQAKATVDFGDERPKKLLLRYAPVEKL; the protein is encoded by the coding sequence ATGAGCAGCCTCTTTGACGACAGTTTCCTGACCGGCCTCCAGCCCGTGGAGGAGGGGCCCCCGCCGCCTCCCGAGGACCACGCGCCCGAGGAGGAGGCCGAGGGCCTCTTCGGAGGCATCTACGACGCACCCCCGCCGCCCAGGGACGGGTACTACCGCGACGGCGCCCCGCGCCCGGTCATCGACTCCGCGGCGCTGCTCGACGGGCTCAACACCGAGCAGCGCGCCGCCGTCGTGCACGCCGGGTCCCCGCTGCTCATCGTCGCGGGCGCGGGCTCCGGCAAGACCCGGGTGCTCACCCACCGCATCGCCCACCTGCTGGCCGAACGCGGCGTGCACCCCGGGCAGATCCTGGCGATCACCTTCACCAACAAGGCCGCCGGCGAGATGAAGGAGCGGGTCGAGCAGCTCGTCGGACCCCGCGCCAACGCCATGTGGGTCATGACCTTCCACAGTGCGTGCGTGCGCATCCTGCGCCGCGAGTCGAAGCGGCTCGGCTTCACCTCGTCGTTCTCGATCTACGACGCGGCCGACTCCAAGCGGCTCATGGCCCTGGTCTGCCGCGACCTGGACCTGGACCCCAAGCGCTACCCGCCGAAGTCCTTCACCGCCAAGGTCTCCAACCTCAAGAACGAGCTCATCGACGAGGAGACCTTCGCCGGGCAGGCCGCCGACGGCTTCGAGAAGACGCTCGCCCAGGCGTACGCGCTCTACCAGGCGCGGCTGCGCGAGGCCAACGCCCTCGACTTCGACGACATCATCATGACGACGGTCCACCTGCTCCAGGCGTTCCCCGACGTCGCCGAGCACTACCGCCGCCGCTTCCGGCATGTTTTGGTCGACGAGTACCAGGACACCAACCACGCCCAGTACACCCTGGTGCGCGAGCTGGTCGGACCTGCGGGCGAACACGACGCCCCCGGCGAGCTCTGCGTCGTCGGCGACGCGGACCAGTCGATCTACGCCTTCCGCGGCGCGACGATCCGTAACATCCTCCAGTTCGAAGAGGACTACCCGAACGCGACCACGATCCTCCTGGAGCAGAACTACCGCTCCACGCAGACGATCCTCTCGGCCGCCAACGCCGTCATCGAACGCAACGAGAGCCGCCGCCCCAAGAACCTCTGGACCAACGCCGGAACCGGCACCCGCATCGCCGGGTACGTCGCCGACACCGAGCACGACGAGGCGCAGTTCGTCGCCGACGAGATCGACCGGCTCACCGACGCCGGCGACGCCAAGGCCGGCGACGTCGCGGTCTTCTACCGCACCAACGCCCAGTCCCGTGTCTTTGAAGAGATCTTCATCCGCGTCGGCCTGCCCTACAAGGTCGTCGGCGGCGTCCGCTTCTACGAGCGCAAGGAGGTCCGGGACATCCTGGCCTACCTCCGGGTGCTCGCCAACCCCGAGGACTCCGTCCCGCTGCGCCGCATCCTCAACGTGCCCAAGCGCGGTATCGGCGACCGGGCCGAGGCGATGATCGACGCCCTCTCGCAGCGCGAGAAGATCTCCTTCGCCCAGGCGCTGCGCCGCGTCGACGAGGCGTACGGCATGGCGGCACGCTCCACGAACGCGGTGAAGCGGTTCAACACGCTGATGGAGGAACTGCGCACCGTCGTGGAGTCCGGCGCCGGTCCCGCGGTCGTGCTGGAAGCCGTCATGGAACGCACCGGCTACCTCGCAGAACTCCAGGCGTCCACCGACCCGCAGGACGAGACCCGCATCGAGAACCTCCAGGAACTCGCCGCCGTAGCCCTTGAGTTCGAGCAGGACCAGGCCCGTGCGGCGGCGGAACCGGACGAGGGGGCCGCGGCAGACGCGGATGCCGGCGCCGAAGCGGAGGCGGCCGGTGTGTCCGGGACGCTCGCGGAGTTCCTGGAGAAGGTGGCCCTGGTCGCCGACTCCGACCAGATCCCCGACGAGGACGAGGACGGCTCCGGCGTCATCACGCTGATGACCCTGCACACCGCCAAGGGCCTGGAGTTCCCGGTCGTCTTCCTCACCGGCATGGAAGACGGCGTCTTCCCGCACATGCGGGCGCTCGGCCAGGTCAAGGAGCTGGAAGAGGAGCGCCGCCTCGCGTACGTCGGGATCACCCGCGCCCGCGAGCGCCTCTACCTCACCCGCGCGTCGATGCGGAGCGCCTGGGGCCAGCCCTCGTACAACCCGCCGTCGCGGTTCCTGGAGGAGATCCCGGACCAGCATCTGGAGTGGAAGCGGAAGGGGCCGATGGCCGCCTCGGCCGGACCCACCTCGGGGATCACCTCGTCGCTCTCCTCCTCCCGTGCCCGCTCCGGCCCCTCCGGCTTCGCCACCCGGCGCACCGGCGACAAGCCGGTGGTCACGCTGGTGGTCGGGGACCGGGTCACGCACGACCAGTTCGGGCTCGGCACGGTGACCGCCGTGGACGGCTTCGGCGACCAGGCGAAGGCCACCGTCGACTTCGGCGACGAGCGGCCCAAGAAGCTGCTGCTGCGGTACGCCCCCGTCGAGAAGTTGTAG
- a CDS encoding alpha/beta fold hydrolase — MDILLIAGLWLDGSAWDDVVPELTALGHRPVPLVLPGQGDGNTLATLDDQLAAVLAAVDAAPGKPLVVGHSAASTLAWLAADARPEKVAGVALIGGFPAADGRAYADFFAIEGGVMPFPGWGPFEGADSADLDQEARHRFASAAVPVPEGVARGAVRLTDERRFDVPVVVVCPEFTPSQAKEWIAAGESADLARVSRLEYVDLDSGHWPMVTRPRELARVLAEAASA, encoded by the coding sequence GTGGACATCCTGCTCATCGCCGGCCTGTGGCTCGACGGATCCGCGTGGGACGACGTCGTGCCCGAACTCACGGCACTCGGCCACCGTCCCGTGCCGCTCGTCCTCCCCGGCCAGGGGGACGGCAACACCCTCGCCACGCTCGACGACCAGCTTGCGGCCGTGCTCGCGGCCGTCGACGCGGCGCCCGGGAAGCCCCTGGTGGTGGGGCACTCCGCCGCGTCGACCCTGGCCTGGCTGGCCGCCGACGCGCGACCGGAGAAGGTGGCCGGGGTCGCCCTGATCGGCGGCTTTCCCGCCGCCGACGGGCGGGCCTACGCCGATTTCTTCGCGATCGAGGGCGGCGTCATGCCCTTCCCGGGCTGGGGCCCCTTCGAGGGAGCGGACTCCGCCGACCTGGACCAGGAGGCCCGCCACCGCTTCGCGTCCGCAGCCGTCCCCGTCCCCGAGGGGGTCGCCAGGGGAGCCGTGCGCCTGACCGACGAGCGCCGTTTCGACGTTCCCGTCGTGGTCGTCTGTCCCGAGTTCACCCCCTCGCAGGCCAAGGAGTGGATCGCCGCCGGCGAGAGCGCCGACCTCGCCCGCGTCTCCCGCCTCGAGTACGTGGACCTCGACTCGGGCCACTGGCCGATGGTCACGCGTCCCCGCGAGCTGGCCCGCGTCCTGGCGGAGGCCGCGAGCGCCTAA
- a CDS encoding peptidoglycan DD-metalloendopeptidase family protein, whose amino-acid sequence MNDQHTHAGYAGYDTSQTGSYPAGPLYGTLPGEHGVAPGSGYDSDFAAGPTAAAHHGAYPGQDTTYATGSSWESGGAYDAYAAESLAAHQHAYDTTGSRSAGAPDETGQWDSSAWQQAATHTTTGQWSFTDTGAFPTTTFESSLSETGTYQAAAPVTGTYEAQGGYDTAGYAAAPSAYGTDDTRYGPTAHTTGAYDTGIYGTGIFENGTHSTGAYDIGHHDTTGVFDTRAFEAADGYGATTGYDSPGYDTPASGTPAYAAPTAFATGAYDTGAYDATAWNTASDPDATPGATAYVPEQMSYAPAEHHEAVPEHQVPEHQNAEHQAPEHATDGPEVSDSAEDPSPAPESGEPSGLPDTWPDPYQPEVHSEGRPEGRSAARNRARRRTPAKRSALLTIAVPSACVMGVAGIAAASVGGLGGTEETKDDTTTMAAADTAGVKALASNTKLDTQLAGVSAAGEDFRDRASRTQERIDLKERQAADKKKREEEAARKEAARPKYLLPVAQHGLSAYFGQAGVNWMSVHTGIDFPVQYGTPVMAATDGTVRTQWNSAYGNMAIVTMEDGTETWYCHLSSTKIRSGSVKAGDVIAYSGNSGNSTGPHLHFEVRPGGGAAVNPLPWLASHGLNPQ is encoded by the coding sequence GTGAACGACCAGCACACCCACGCCGGGTACGCCGGATACGACACGTCACAGACCGGCAGTTACCCCGCCGGTCCGCTCTACGGGACGCTCCCCGGCGAGCACGGCGTCGCTCCCGGTTCCGGATACGACAGCGATTTCGCGGCGGGCCCCACGGCCGCCGCCCACCACGGCGCGTATCCCGGTCAGGACACCACCTACGCCACCGGCTCCTCCTGGGAGAGCGGCGGCGCGTACGACGCCTACGCGGCGGAGTCCCTGGCCGCGCACCAGCACGCGTACGACACCACCGGCAGCAGGTCGGCCGGCGCACCCGACGAGACCGGGCAGTGGGACTCCAGCGCCTGGCAGCAGGCCGCGACCCACACGACGACCGGGCAGTGGTCCTTCACCGACACCGGCGCCTTCCCCACCACCACCTTCGAGTCATCCCTGTCCGAGACGGGGACGTACCAGGCCGCCGCGCCGGTCACCGGCACGTACGAGGCCCAGGGCGGGTACGACACGGCGGGATACGCCGCAGCCCCCTCCGCCTACGGGACCGACGACACCCGCTACGGGCCCACCGCCCACACGACCGGTGCCTACGACACCGGCATCTACGGGACCGGCATCTTCGAAAACGGGACCCACAGCACCGGCGCGTACGACATCGGGCACCACGACACCACCGGCGTCTTCGACACCCGCGCCTTCGAGGCGGCGGACGGCTACGGCGCCACCACCGGCTACGACAGCCCCGGCTACGACACCCCCGCCTCCGGCACTCCGGCCTACGCGGCACCCACCGCCTTCGCCACCGGCGCGTACGACACCGGCGCCTACGACGCGACCGCCTGGAACACCGCGTCGGACCCCGACGCCACGCCCGGGGCGACCGCGTACGTCCCGGAACAGATGTCCTACGCGCCCGCCGAGCATCACGAGGCGGTGCCCGAACACCAGGTGCCCGAACACCAGAACGCCGAACACCAGGCGCCCGAACACGCGACGGACGGGCCGGAGGTGTCCGACTCCGCCGAGGACCCCTCACCCGCACCGGAGTCCGGTGAACCGTCCGGCCTCCCGGACACCTGGCCCGACCCGTACCAGCCCGAGGTGCACTCCGAAGGCCGGCCGGAGGGCCGGTCCGCCGCCCGGAACCGTGCCCGCCGGCGTACGCCCGCCAAGCGGTCCGCGCTGTTGACGATCGCGGTCCCGTCCGCCTGCGTGATGGGTGTCGCGGGGATCGCGGCGGCGTCGGTCGGCGGACTCGGGGGCACCGAGGAGACCAAGGACGACACGACGACGATGGCCGCCGCCGACACGGCCGGCGTCAAGGCGCTCGCGTCCAACACCAAGCTGGACACCCAGCTCGCCGGGGTCAGCGCCGCCGGTGAGGACTTCCGGGACCGGGCCAGCCGTACGCAGGAGCGCATCGACCTCAAGGAGCGGCAGGCCGCCGACAAGAAGAAGCGCGAGGAGGAGGCCGCCCGCAAGGAGGCCGCCCGCCCCAAGTACCTGCTCCCCGTCGCCCAGCACGGGCTCAGCGCCTACTTCGGCCAGGCCGGCGTCAACTGGATGTCCGTGCACACCGGCATCGACTTCCCCGTGCAGTACGGGACTCCGGTGATGGCCGCGACCGACGGAACCGTACGCACCCAGTGGAACAGCGCCTACGGCAACATGGCGATCGTGACCATGGAGGACGGCACCGAGACCTGGTACTGCCATCTGAGCAGCACCAAGATCCGCTCGGGTTCGGTGAAGGCCGGCGACGTGATCGCGTACTCCGGCAACTCCGGCAACTCCACCGGTCCGCACCTGCACTTCGAGGTGCGCCCCGGCGGCGGCGCCGCGGTCAACCCGCTGCCCTGGCTGGCGAGCCACGGGCTCAACCCGCAGTAG
- a CDS encoding barstar family protein produces MYGPTRGGEGWGYALRSDEDEADFWGFARGAEGLFTPLGGDTENTEGDAAEEDVDTGRRRVLLTGCRPEGGLLKAAGRIGGRRAEAGNAHLRVLDPEGVTMGAYFVGGVTAVGARPSAHGTGLVDLTVDLWCDNALPGSEAAWDLVRAGGPDRTGLWRGLSTDEQWTWLSVALWSHEYHRRGKPEPEARSGRTVTVDGRYTVDRNSFFCAIGEAVNGPGGYFGWNLDALDDCLIGGWGAARGYTLEWVNSAEARARLVEPTGSGAPLFDVILEIFEERGVSVVLR; encoded by the coding sequence GTGTACGGGCCAACCAGAGGTGGCGAAGGCTGGGGATACGCCCTCAGGTCCGACGAGGACGAGGCCGACTTCTGGGGTTTCGCGCGCGGCGCGGAGGGGCTGTTCACGCCGCTCGGCGGGGACACGGAGAACACCGAGGGGGACGCGGCCGAAGAAGACGTCGACACGGGACGGCGACGGGTGCTCCTCACCGGCTGCCGCCCGGAGGGCGGCCTGCTGAAGGCGGCCGGCCGCATCGGTGGCCGACGTGCCGAGGCGGGGAACGCCCATCTCCGCGTACTCGACCCGGAGGGCGTCACCATGGGGGCCTACTTCGTCGGCGGCGTGACCGCCGTCGGTGCCCGGCCCTCCGCTCACGGGACCGGGCTGGTCGACCTCACGGTCGACCTGTGGTGCGACAACGCCTTGCCCGGATCGGAAGCGGCGTGGGACCTGGTCCGGGCCGGGGGGCCGGACCGTACAGGCCTGTGGCGCGGGCTCTCCACCGACGAGCAATGGACCTGGCTCTCCGTGGCGTTGTGGTCCCACGAGTACCACCGGCGGGGGAAACCCGAGCCCGAGGCCCGTTCCGGGCGGACGGTCACCGTGGACGGCCGGTACACCGTCGACCGGAACAGCTTCTTCTGCGCGATCGGGGAGGCGGTCAACGGGCCCGGCGGCTACTTCGGCTGGAACCTGGACGCGTTGGACGACTGCTTGATCGGCGGTTGGGGCGCCGCGCGCGGGTACACCCTCGAGTGGGTGAACTCGGCGGAAGCCCGGGCGCGGTTGGTGGAGCCGACGGGCTCGGGCGCCCCGCTCTTCGACGTGATCCTGGAGATCTTCGAGGAGCGGGGCGTCAGCGTCGTCCTCAGGTGA